The proteins below are encoded in one region of uncultured Campylobacter sp.:
- a CDS encoding TlpA disulfide reductase family protein, with protein MIKFLNLKVTAAVLALLLAGCDGWKHHLSSDGTSLASKFDPSERTLKIEGNDKPFVLFFYTGSCGACKAQVPTLNELQANGDALIIGILGDGKGLEADAAVAREKGIKFPSVSGASSVKYFETIVGGIFGTPTSVIYDKNGKAVKKLIGLYPKSAFETQLKLIN; from the coding sequence ATGATAAAATTTTTAAATCTAAAAGTTACTGCCGCTGTGCTCGCGCTGCTACTCGCAGGCTGCGACGGATGGAAGCACCATCTAAGCAGCGACGGCACCTCGCTTGCCTCCAAGTTCGACCCCTCCGAGCGCACACTAAAGATCGAGGGCAACGACAAGCCGTTCGTGCTGTTTTTCTACACCGGCAGCTGCGGCGCGTGCAAAGCCCAAGTGCCCACGCTAAACGAGCTGCAAGCTAACGGCGACGCGCTGATTATCGGCATTCTAGGCGACGGTAAAGGCTTAGAAGCCGACGCCGCGGTTGCTCGCGAAAAGGGGATAAAATTCCCAAGCGTCAGCGGCGCGAGCTCGGTGAAATACTTTGAAACCATCGTAGGCGGCATTTTCGGCACCCCCACGTCGGTGATCTACGATAAAAACGGCAAAGCGGTCAAAAAACTCATCGGCCTCTACCCCAAATCCGCCTTCGAAACGCAGCTCAAGCTTATAAATTAA